From one Prochlorococcus marinus str. MIT 0912 genomic stretch:
- a CDS encoding PH domain-containing protein — protein sequence MTNSLNEDIFYEGGPASGDLIINLMAGITLIGLPFTFGALVRALWVRYKITTRRISVTGGWLGRDKTQVVYSQISEIRAIPRGLGSYGDMVLVLKDGARLEMRSLPNFRETETYILEKIEKSPANKLDKEVQGFSN from the coding sequence ATGACAAATAGTCTCAACGAAGACATTTTTTACGAAGGTGGTCCCGCAAGCGGTGATCTAATAATTAATTTAATGGCTGGGATAACACTTATTGGGTTACCTTTTACTTTCGGAGCCTTAGTTAGAGCATTGTGGGTTAGATACAAGATAACTACTCGTAGAATATCTGTTACAGGTGGATGGTTAGGCCGTGATAAGACTCAAGTTGTTTATAGTCAAATTTCTGAGATCAGAGCCATTCCAAGAGGATTAGGATCTTACGGTGATATGGTTTTAGTTCTTAAAGATGGCGCTCGACTTGAGATGAGATCACTTCCAAACTTTCGAGAAACTGAAACTTACATTCTAGAAAAAATAGAAAAATCACCTGCAAATAAACTCGATAAAGAGGTTCAAGGCTTTTCAAACTAA
- the yidC gene encoding membrane protein insertase YidC — protein sequence MIGYISDNLLIPILDFFYGLVPSYGLAIVALTIVIRLALFPLSAGSIRSARRMKIAQPVMQKRQAEIKSRYASNPQKQQEELGKLMGEFGSPLAGCLPLLVQMPILFALFATLRGSPFADVPYLVNIKVLPSDQIAAVEPKPFKTAKHSIFITEKNHFPVIASLPGGTKIGSGDSVKINLQTMSGDSYVNELQKYENGSKFSPSWKVTKGEEFVKVSSDGTVSALNPGDATVEAKIPGLAAKSGFLFIKALGNVGFYVDGAIHWDIAILVAGFGLTLVISQVLSGRGMPVNKQQSTANKITPVMITGMFLFFPLPAGVLLYMVIANIFQGLQTFLLSRESLPDNLQKILDDQLKQQDKPAVSVTSELISDSDRLPFEPKSNK from the coding sequence GTGATCGGGTACATCTCCGACAATCTACTTATCCCGATCCTAGATTTTTTCTACGGATTAGTTCCAAGTTATGGATTAGCCATTGTCGCGTTAACAATCGTTATCCGCTTAGCACTTTTCCCTCTTAGTGCTGGTTCTATCAGAAGCGCGAGAAGAATGAAGATAGCTCAACCTGTAATGCAAAAAAGACAGGCTGAGATCAAAAGCCGCTATGCAAGTAACCCTCAAAAACAACAGGAAGAATTAGGCAAATTAATGGGTGAATTTGGAAGTCCCTTGGCTGGTTGCCTTCCTCTTCTTGTTCAAATGCCTATACTTTTTGCATTATTCGCAACTTTGAGAGGATCACCTTTTGCTGATGTACCTTATCTAGTCAACATAAAAGTTTTACCGTCAGATCAAATAGCTGCTGTTGAACCTAAACCCTTTAAAACGGCCAAGCACTCCATATTTATAACTGAAAAAAATCATTTCCCTGTTATTGCATCTCTTCCAGGTGGCACAAAAATCGGTTCGGGTGATTCAGTAAAAATTAATTTACAAACGATGAGTGGAGATTCATATGTCAACGAATTACAGAAATATGAGAATGGATCAAAATTTTCTCCTTCTTGGAAAGTCACTAAAGGCGAAGAATTTGTAAAAGTATCCTCTGATGGGACTGTGAGTGCTCTTAATCCTGGCGACGCTACTGTTGAAGCAAAGATCCCTGGACTAGCAGCTAAAAGCGGTTTCTTGTTTATAAAAGCATTAGGTAATGTTGGCTTTTATGTAGATGGAGCAATTCATTGGGATATTGCCATTCTAGTAGCAGGTTTCGGACTAACACTTGTGATTTCTCAGGTTCTCTCTGGAAGAGGAATGCCTGTAAACAAGCAACAATCAACTGCAAATAAAATCACACCGGTAATGATTACTGGAATGTTTTTATTCTTCCCTTTGCCTGCTGGTGTTTTGCTATACATGGTCATAGCAAATATTTTTCAAGGGTTACAAACATTTCTGCTTAGCAGAGAATCTCTACCAGACAATTTACAAAAGATACTTGACGATCAACTTAAACAGCAAGATAAACCTGCTGTTTCTGTCACTTCAGAGTTAATCTCTGATTCCGACAGATTACCCTTTGAACCAAAAAGCAATAAATAA
- a CDS encoding AAA family ATPase, producing MSNWDEQLDLLIRARTPIIWIRSNEEERVETLLRNSTKRLSPRRLATWDYIEGISNILNSNNIGSRQPMAVLEWLKKLDESSPTILLLKDFHHFCEDPGILRMLKNLTINLRSKPHSIIISSGLWSPSNDLEEDLTILDLPLPKEHEIKTLLSNISDASNSQLDEIVLKELTNACGGLSEARIRKVAARALAQRGQIGREDLIEVLEEKRQSIARSEVLEYCKTNKSPNDVGGLQILKDWLNQRKQAFSEEAKDFGLPLPKGVLLVGPQGTGKTLVAKAIANSWSMPLLRLDVGRLFAGLVGASEARTRETIQRAEAMAPCILWIDEIDKAFGGDGRSDGGTSQRVLANILTWMSEKTSSVFLVATANGIDKLPAELMRKGRFDEIFMLELPSRNERHTILELHIQKRRPNLNIDLNAAVDRTEGFSGAELEQSVIEAMYFAFAEGRELVEGDLILATSQLVPLSRTAREQLESLREWASSGRARSSSPKLF from the coding sequence ATGTCTAATTGGGACGAACAACTTGATTTACTAATTCGAGCAAGAACTCCAATTATTTGGATAAGAAGTAATGAAGAAGAAAGAGTTGAAACCCTTTTAAGAAATTCTACAAAAAGGCTTTCTCCAAGAAGACTTGCAACTTGGGATTACATAGAAGGAATTAGTAATATTCTAAATTCCAATAATATTGGTTCTAGACAACCAATGGCAGTACTTGAATGGCTCAAAAAACTGGATGAAAGTTCTCCAACCATCCTTTTGTTAAAAGATTTCCATCATTTCTGTGAAGATCCCGGAATTCTAAGAATGCTAAAAAATTTAACCATAAATCTTCGTTCAAAGCCTCATTCAATAATTATTAGTTCTGGGTTATGGAGCCCATCAAATGATTTAGAAGAAGACCTAACGATTCTTGATCTACCACTACCAAAGGAACATGAAATCAAGACACTTTTATCAAATATTTCTGACGCTAGTAATTCTCAATTAGACGAAATCGTTTTAAAGGAACTTACAAATGCATGCGGGGGGTTAAGTGAAGCCAGGATCCGTAAAGTAGCCGCTAGGGCTCTTGCCCAAAGAGGTCAAATTGGCAGAGAAGATTTAATAGAAGTACTTGAAGAGAAACGCCAATCTATTGCTCGTAGCGAAGTACTGGAATATTGCAAAACAAATAAATCTCCAAATGATGTTGGTGGTTTACAAATATTGAAAGATTGGTTGAACCAAAGGAAACAAGCCTTCTCCGAAGAAGCAAAAGATTTTGGATTGCCTTTACCTAAAGGGGTTTTACTTGTAGGCCCTCAAGGTACAGGAAAAACTCTGGTAGCGAAAGCAATAGCAAATAGTTGGTCTATGCCCTTACTAAGACTTGATGTAGGGAGATTATTTGCAGGCTTAGTCGGAGCCAGTGAAGCACGGACAAGAGAAACCATTCAGAGAGCTGAAGCTATGGCCCCTTGCATATTGTGGATTGACGAAATTGACAAAGCTTTTGGTGGAGATGGTAGAAGTGACGGAGGAACGAGTCAAAGAGTACTTGCAAATATTCTTACTTGGATGTCAGAGAAAACTTCTTCTGTTTTTCTTGTGGCAACTGCAAATGGAATAGATAAACTTCCTGCTGAGCTAATGAGGAAAGGAAGATTTGATGAAATTTTCATGTTGGAATTACCCTCTAGAAACGAAAGACATACCATTCTTGAACTACATATTCAAAAACGAAGACCTAATTTAAATATTGATTTAAATGCTGCTGTCGATAGAACAGAGGGATTTTCTGGTGCCGAATTAGAACAATCTGTTATTGAGGCAATGTACTTTGCATTTGCAGAGGGAAGAGAACTTGTTGAAGGTGATTTAATTCTCGCTACAAGTCAACTAGTGCCCTTATCTAGAACAGCAAGAGAACAACTTGAATCTTTAAGAGAATGGGCATCTAGCGGAAGAGCAAGATCTTCTTCTCCAAAACTTTTTTAG
- the serS gene encoding serine--tRNA ligase: MIDQRLLRENPNLISEGLKSRGMDVDLAPLQKFCKDLKELEEKRSSLQAQGNSIGKEVGQKIKQGLSQDSEEISNLRIKGNQIKKQVGIIEEEEKSISNKLNEQILCLPNLPAKNSLKGNSEKDNKEIRRWGEPISENNSKEHWEIANQLNLWDSERSSVIAKSRFVTLFKQAAKLERSLINFMLDLHVKKGYIEVLPPALVNKASLTGSGQLPKFAEESFRCADDDLWLTPTAEVPITSLHRGEIISKDLLPLRYVAYSPCFRREAGSYGRDTRGLIRLHQFNKVELYWFSIPEKSEEALEQITSDAESVLQALELPYRVVELCTGDLGFSAKKTYDLEVWLPGANTFREISSCSNCGDFQARRSSIRTKDNNKKNILLHTLNGSGLAIGRTMAAILENGQQSDGSINLPKALIPYFGSNKLQPE; the protein is encoded by the coding sequence GTGATAGACCAGAGACTATTAAGAGAAAATCCTAATTTAATTTCAGAAGGGCTTAAATCAAGAGGAATGGATGTTGATCTAGCACCTCTTCAAAAATTCTGCAAAGATCTTAAAGAGCTTGAAGAGAAAAGAAGTTCTTTACAAGCTCAGGGGAATTCCATTGGGAAAGAGGTTGGTCAAAAGATAAAACAAGGTCTTTCTCAAGATTCTGAAGAGATTTCAAATCTTAGAATTAAGGGAAATCAAATCAAAAAACAAGTTGGAATTATTGAAGAGGAAGAAAAATCGATTTCAAATAAATTAAATGAACAAATCCTTTGCTTACCAAACCTTCCTGCAAAGAATTCTCTTAAAGGAAACAGCGAGAAAGATAATAAGGAAATAAGAAGATGGGGAGAACCAATTTCAGAAAATAATTCAAAAGAACATTGGGAAATTGCTAATCAATTAAACCTTTGGGATAGTGAAAGATCTTCGGTAATAGCAAAAAGTCGATTTGTAACCCTTTTCAAACAAGCAGCAAAACTTGAGAGATCTCTTATAAATTTCATGCTTGATTTACATGTCAAAAAAGGATATATAGAAGTTCTTCCTCCAGCTCTTGTAAACAAAGCTAGTCTTACTGGGTCTGGACAGTTACCCAAATTTGCTGAGGAAAGTTTTCGATGTGCTGATGATGATTTATGGCTGACTCCAACTGCTGAAGTTCCAATAACATCTCTCCATCGTGGCGAGATCATCTCGAAAGATTTGCTGCCATTAAGATATGTGGCTTATAGTCCATGTTTCAGAAGAGAAGCTGGTAGTTACGGTAGGGATACGAGAGGTCTAATCAGACTTCATCAATTCAATAAAGTAGAACTATATTGGTTTTCTATTCCGGAAAAATCTGAAGAAGCTTTAGAGCAAATAACATCTGATGCAGAATCTGTTTTACAAGCGCTTGAACTACCTTACCGAGTAGTTGAGCTTTGCACGGGAGACTTAGGTTTCTCAGCAAAAAAAACTTATGATTTGGAGGTCTGGCTTCCAGGTGCAAATACTTTTAGAGAAATATCAAGTTGTAGTAATTGTGGAGATTTTCAAGCTAGACGTTCCTCAATACGAACAAAAGATAACAATAAAAAAAATATACTTTTGCATACTTTAAATGGAAGTGGATTGGCGATAGGGCGCACTATGGCTGCGATTTTGGAAAATGGTCAACAATCTGATGGAAGTATCAATTTACCAAAAGCCTTAATACCTTACTTCGGTTCGAACAAATTACAGCCAGAATAA
- the rseP gene encoding RIP metalloprotease RseP, giving the protein MNVLLSIAVLGLLIFFHESGHFLAAVFQKIKVSGFSIGFGPALMKKEINGITYSLRSLPLGGFVSFPDEESDSLVQPNDPDLLKNRPIHQRAIVISAGVIANLLLAWIVLVGQASFVGIPNQPEPGVIIMGIQPDEPAFNSGLVAGDRIMRVNGQELGSGKEGIMNLVNIIQKSSGEELLFERVNEGESETVSIIPIENEGNGRIGAQLQPNLPNEVSKAKNIGEILNSSNSQFYELLSRTVIGYKSLITNFSSTAQQLSGPVKIVEIGAQLSEQGGSGLVLFSALVSINLAVLNSLPLPLLDGGQLVLLILESIRGKPVPEKIQLAFMQSGFVLLVGLSVVLIIRDTTQLSLVQQFVHRQ; this is encoded by the coding sequence ATGAACGTTCTCTTATCTATAGCTGTACTTGGCCTTCTGATTTTTTTTCATGAATCTGGTCATTTTTTAGCAGCAGTGTTTCAAAAAATCAAAGTCAGTGGGTTTTCAATTGGCTTTGGACCGGCTCTTATGAAAAAGGAAATAAATGGAATTACTTATTCACTTAGATCTCTTCCTTTAGGTGGATTCGTGTCCTTTCCTGATGAAGAATCTGATTCACTAGTTCAACCCAATGATCCAGATCTTTTAAAAAATAGACCAATTCACCAAAGGGCAATTGTTATTTCAGCGGGTGTAATAGCAAATTTATTACTTGCTTGGATAGTACTTGTTGGTCAAGCAAGCTTTGTAGGAATTCCTAATCAACCTGAGCCAGGTGTAATAATAATGGGTATACAGCCAGATGAACCAGCTTTTAATTCAGGATTAGTTGCTGGAGATCGAATAATGAGAGTGAACGGTCAAGAGTTAGGAAGCGGAAAAGAGGGGATTATGAATTTAGTTAATATTATTCAAAAATCATCTGGTGAAGAATTACTTTTTGAAAGAGTTAATGAAGGAGAAAGTGAGACCGTTTCTATTATCCCAATCGAAAACGAAGGCAATGGAAGAATAGGAGCTCAACTGCAACCAAATCTTCCAAATGAAGTATCGAAAGCAAAAAATATCGGTGAAATACTTAATAGCTCAAATTCACAATTTTATGAATTACTTAGTCGAACAGTTATTGGTTATAAAAGTTTAATTACTAATTTTTCTTCAACTGCTCAGCAGTTAAGTGGGCCAGTCAAAATTGTTGAAATTGGTGCTCAGCTTTCAGAGCAAGGGGGTTCAGGTCTAGTACTATTTTCTGCCTTGGTTTCAATTAATCTTGCAGTTCTAAACTCGTTACCATTGCCGCTTCTTGATGGAGGACAACTTGTTCTTCTAATTCTAGAGAGTATCCGTGGGAAGCCTGTTCCTGAAAAAATTCAATTAGCTTTTATGCAATCTGGATTTGTTTTACTTGTAGGACTAAGTGTTGTTTTGATAATCCGTGATACAACTCAGCTATCTTTGGTTCAACAGTTTGTTCACAGGCAATAA
- the rpsN gene encoding 30S ribosomal protein S14: MAKKSMIARDVKRKKLVERYAAKRKTLIDSFKSAKDPMERLEIHRKIQALPRNCAPNRIRNRCWATGKPRGVYRDFGLCRNQLRSRAHNGELPGVVKSSW; the protein is encoded by the coding sequence ATGGCCAAAAAGTCAATGATAGCGCGTGATGTAAAGCGCAAAAAACTTGTAGAAAGGTACGCAGCTAAGCGTAAAACTCTTATTGATTCGTTCAAATCAGCAAAAGACCCCATGGAAAGACTAGAAATCCATAGGAAGATTCAAGCTTTGCCAAGAAATTGTGCCCCAAATAGAATTAGGAATCGTTGTTGGGCGACTGGGAAACCTAGAGGAGTTTATAGAGATTTCGGCCTATGCAGAAATCAACTTAGATCGAGAGCTCATAACGGAGAATTGCCTGGAGTAGTAAAATCAAGTTGGTAA
- a CDS encoding polyribonucleotide nucleotidyltransferase, with protein sequence MQGQTKSVSFDGREIKLTTGRFAPQAGGSVMIECGDTSVLVTATKSTGREGVDFLPLMCDYEERLYAAGRIPGSFMRREGRPPERATLISRLIDRPMRPLFPGWMRDDIQIVATCLSLDERVPADVLAVTGASMATLIAGIPFQGPMAAVRVGLLGDDFVLNPSYREIERGDLDLVVAGTQDGVVMVEAGANQLTEQDVIEAIDFGYEAITELINAQKEVLKESGIKQEMPEAPETDETVSNYLDKNCSKSISEVLKNFDQTKEERDNKIEEIKINISAKIDGLKEDNAVRKSLSLNNKLLENGYKALTKKLMRDQIIKEGKRVDGRELNEVRAIDADAAVLPNRVHGSALFQRGLTQVLSTATLGTPSDAQEMDDLNPNTDKTYIHHYNFPPYSVGETRPMRTPGRREVGHGALAERALIPVLPAKDTFPYVLRVVSEVLSSNGSTSMASVCGSTLALMDAGVPLKAPVGGAAMGLIKEGKEVRILTDIQGIEDFLGDMDFKVAGTEKGITALQMDMKITGLPIETIGEAINQALPARTHILGKMLEAIETPKDNLSPHAPRLLSFRIDPELIGTVIGPGGRTIKGITERTNTKIDIEDGGIVTIASHDGAAAEEAQRIIEGLTRKVHEGEIFPGSITRIIPIGAFVEILPGKEGMIHISQLSEARVEKVEDVVKVGDQVTVRVREIDNRGRINLTLRGVSQNGGMSNYPEPTPTPVAPLT encoded by the coding sequence GTGCAAGGTCAGACAAAATCCGTTTCCTTCGATGGTAGAGAGATAAAGCTCACTACAGGGAGATTTGCTCCACAGGCTGGTGGTTCAGTAATGATTGAGTGTGGGGACACCTCAGTTCTAGTAACAGCTACAAAATCGACAGGACGAGAAGGTGTTGATTTCCTACCTTTAATGTGTGATTACGAAGAGAGGTTATACGCAGCAGGAAGGATTCCAGGGAGTTTTATGCGTCGCGAAGGTCGTCCTCCAGAGAGGGCGACTTTGATCTCAAGACTGATTGATCGTCCAATGAGACCTCTCTTCCCTGGTTGGATGAGAGACGATATACAGATAGTTGCAACATGTCTCTCATTAGATGAAAGAGTTCCAGCAGATGTTTTGGCTGTAACTGGAGCTTCAATGGCAACATTAATAGCAGGTATCCCATTCCAAGGACCTATGGCTGCTGTCCGCGTTGGGCTCTTAGGAGATGATTTTGTTCTTAATCCAAGTTACCGAGAAATCGAAAGAGGTGATCTTGATCTTGTAGTTGCTGGAACTCAAGATGGCGTAGTAATGGTTGAAGCAGGGGCAAATCAACTTACAGAACAAGACGTTATTGAAGCTATTGATTTTGGATACGAAGCCATAACCGAACTAATCAATGCTCAGAAAGAAGTTTTAAAAGAATCAGGCATAAAACAAGAGATGCCTGAAGCTCCTGAGACTGATGAAACAGTATCAAATTATTTAGATAAAAACTGCTCAAAATCAATTAGTGAAGTCCTCAAAAACTTCGATCAAACAAAAGAAGAGAGAGATAATAAAATCGAAGAAATAAAAATAAATATTTCTGCGAAAATCGATGGGTTAAAAGAAGATAACGCTGTAAGAAAATCTCTTTCCTTAAATAACAAATTATTAGAAAATGGTTATAAAGCTTTAACGAAAAAATTAATGAGAGATCAGATAATTAAGGAAGGGAAAAGGGTAGACGGGCGAGAATTAAACGAAGTAAGAGCAATTGATGCTGATGCTGCAGTTTTACCTAACAGAGTTCATGGATCAGCTTTATTTCAAAGAGGTTTAACTCAAGTTCTCTCTACTGCAACATTGGGAACTCCAAGCGATGCACAAGAAATGGACGATTTAAACCCTAATACTGATAAGACCTACATTCATCATTACAACTTCCCGCCTTATTCAGTAGGAGAGACTCGGCCGATGAGAACTCCTGGAAGGAGAGAAGTTGGACATGGAGCTTTAGCCGAAAGAGCTTTAATACCTGTACTACCAGCCAAAGATACCTTCCCTTATGTTTTAAGAGTTGTTAGCGAAGTATTGAGTTCAAACGGATCTACTTCTATGGCCTCAGTATGTGGAAGTACCCTTGCACTAATGGATGCAGGAGTTCCATTAAAAGCCCCTGTAGGTGGAGCTGCTATGGGACTAATCAAAGAAGGAAAAGAAGTAAGGATTTTAACTGATATTCAAGGAATTGAAGATTTTCTTGGAGACATGGATTTCAAAGTTGCAGGGACAGAAAAAGGAATCACAGCCTTGCAAATGGATATGAAGATAACTGGACTTCCAATTGAGACAATTGGGGAAGCAATTAACCAAGCACTTCCTGCGAGGACTCACATATTAGGAAAAATGCTCGAGGCAATTGAAACTCCAAAAGACAACCTTTCTCCTCACGCCCCAAGACTTTTAAGCTTTAGAATTGATCCAGAGCTAATAGGTACGGTTATTGGTCCTGGTGGAAGAACAATAAAAGGGATCACAGAAAGAACTAACACAAAAATCGATATTGAAGATGGAGGAATTGTCACTATTGCATCTCACGATGGAGCAGCCGCAGAAGAAGCTCAGAGAATTATTGAAGGTTTAACTAGAAAAGTACATGAGGGAGAGATTTTCCCTGGCTCCATTACAAGAATCATTCCAATTGGTGCCTTTGTTGAAATCCTTCCTGGTAAAGAAGGAATGATTCATATTTCTCAATTGTCTGAAGCAAGAGTTGAAAAAGTTGAAGATGTTGTAAAAGTTGGAGACCAAGTAACCGTAAGGGTAAGAGAAATAGATAATCGTGGACGTATTAATCTAACTTTAAGAGGAGTCTCTCAAAATGGTGGTATGAGCAACTACCCTGAGCCAACGCCTACTCCTGTTGCCCCTCTGACTTAA
- a CDS encoding 3'(2'),5'-bisphosphate nucleotidase CysQ family protein has protein sequence MTIDLVVPEEVELTTLLDELRKLSWASADVLMAYARGEEPPYGFQKSLTVEEGGDGPVSAADMAVNELLISGLKNNLSFKDWDILSEETSKEETFQRDKHKKDWCWILDPLDGTKDFLQGSENYAVHIALIYKQKPKIGIVLIPEKNELWIGIIGTGAWFENRDGIKNHFSFSERLDITKLVLVSSKNHQQSILKNLLSTLCFGETKKIGSVGCKVASILRGEADVYISLSGKTSPKDWDMAAPHALIEAAGGIFTHADGTNLIYKDTNYSQSGCLIASHGKCHQKICQKAMEFFSLEEPEYLV, from the coding sequence ATGACAATTGATCTTGTTGTGCCAGAAGAGGTCGAATTAACGACTTTATTGGATGAACTTAGAAAGCTTAGCTGGGCTTCAGCTGATGTTTTGATGGCATATGCGAGAGGGGAAGAACCTCCCTATGGCTTTCAAAAATCGTTAACTGTAGAAGAAGGAGGTGACGGTCCAGTATCAGCAGCTGACATGGCAGTGAATGAATTATTGATCTCTGGATTGAAGAATAATCTCTCTTTTAAAGATTGGGATATTTTAAGTGAAGAAACCTCTAAGGAAGAAACTTTTCAGCGAGACAAACATAAAAAAGATTGGTGTTGGATTCTTGACCCACTTGATGGGACAAAGGATTTTCTTCAAGGTTCTGAAAACTATGCAGTTCATATCGCTTTGATTTACAAACAAAAACCAAAAATTGGGATAGTTTTAATACCTGAAAAGAATGAATTATGGATTGGAATTATTGGGACTGGTGCATGGTTTGAAAATCGTGATGGCATTAAAAACCACTTTTCTTTTAGTGAAAGACTTGATATCACTAAATTGGTTTTAGTTTCAAGCAAAAACCATCAACAATCAATACTTAAGAATCTCCTCTCAACTTTGTGTTTTGGCGAGACAAAAAAAATAGGAAGTGTCGGTTGCAAGGTCGCCTCAATTTTGAGAGGAGAAGCGGATGTTTATATCTCTCTATCTGGAAAAACTTCACCCAAGGATTGGGATATGGCTGCCCCACATGCCCTTATTGAGGCGGCTGGTGGTATTTTTACTCATGCTGATGGAACAAATTTAATTTACAAAGATACCAACTATTCTCAGTCTGGTTGTTTAATTGCAAGTCATGGTAAATGTCATCAAAAGATTTGCCAAAAAGCTATGGAGTTTTTCTCTCTTGAAGAACCTGAATACTTGGTCTAA
- the rsmI gene encoding 16S rRNA (cytidine(1402)-2'-O)-methyltransferase, translating into MDLIDDHQLQQERSEPCPGTLYIVGTPIGNLGDLSPRAKSILKNVSLIACEDTRRSGQLLKIIKSKVPLLSYHKHNFKSRQSQLLKILESSGSIALISDAGLPGINDPGEELVHAARSNNYEVICIPGPCAATTALVISGLPSDRFCFEGFLPKKQSLRKKRLEDISQEHRTTVIYESPHQLIKLLEDLSMSCGKERPIQIARELTKRYEESIGKTIEQVTKYFLENKPKGEFTIVLGGKSNKKKNRMSESDALIKLNILIKQGEKSNVAARKIAEESGYEKKWLYSKLHKKLDK; encoded by the coding sequence ATGGATTTAATCGATGATCACCAGCTTCAACAAGAAAGATCAGAACCTTGTCCGGGAACTCTTTACATAGTAGGAACGCCAATAGGTAACTTAGGCGATTTATCTCCAAGGGCAAAGTCCATCCTCAAGAATGTTTCACTAATAGCCTGTGAGGATACACGTAGAAGTGGACAATTATTGAAAATAATAAAATCTAAAGTTCCACTCCTCAGCTATCACAAACACAATTTTAAGAGCCGTCAATCTCAATTATTAAAAATCCTTGAAAGTAGTGGGAGTATTGCTTTAATTAGTGATGCTGGCTTACCGGGGATAAATGATCCAGGGGAAGAGCTTGTTCATGCTGCCAGGTCAAATAATTATGAAGTGATTTGCATACCTGGACCTTGCGCAGCAACTACAGCATTAGTAATAAGTGGATTACCTTCAGATAGATTTTGCTTTGAAGGATTTTTACCAAAGAAACAAAGCCTTAGGAAGAAACGTTTGGAGGATATTTCCCAAGAACATAGAACGACAGTAATCTATGAATCACCACATCAATTAATAAAACTCTTAGAAGATTTGTCTATGTCATGTGGGAAAGAACGCCCTATCCAAATAGCGAGAGAACTTACAAAAAGATATGAAGAGTCAATCGGGAAGACAATTGAGCAGGTAACAAAATATTTTCTTGAAAACAAGCCAAAAGGAGAATTTACAATAGTTCTAGGAGGAAAAAGTAATAAGAAAAAAAATAGAATGAGTGAATCAGACGCATTAATTAAACTAAATATATTAATTAAACAAGGAGAAAAATCTAATGTTGCAGCTCGCAAAATCGCAGAGGAATCAGGTTATGAAAAAAAATGGCTTTATTCCAAATTACACAAGAAGCTTGACAAATAA
- a CDS encoding FkbM family methyltransferase, which produces MLKKLWFKPWKGYFNSLASENDIKYCFRLILGRNPNKEEWPGHSSFVGSELEQVVRGYLNSLEFKSRELLNYDQNIINYKTKFGFDIYLNLQDSLIGQPISQGVIYEENVTHFFTKKLTENMTFLDIGANIGWYSLLAAKLLKDNCKIYAFEPFSENAKLLLASKSKNNFNSINVIQAAAGNQFGTVAFGASGSNGQCKELADQPESVLTSDTVNMVRIDNIVREKVDLIKIDIEGAEYNAMLGSIDTIKNSLPIIFSEFTPTAMPSICGIKWDEYLKFIVNLGYKILVIDEELIQCDHDIDKVYKIFINKGTDHLDLIFYIN; this is translated from the coding sequence GTGTTAAAAAAATTATGGTTTAAGCCTTGGAAAGGTTATTTTAATTCTTTAGCTTCTGAGAATGATATTAAATATTGTTTTCGTTTGATTTTAGGAAGGAATCCAAACAAAGAGGAATGGCCAGGTCACTCCTCTTTCGTAGGATCTGAACTTGAGCAAGTGGTAAGAGGATATTTAAATTCTTTAGAATTTAAATCTAGAGAACTTCTTAATTATGATCAGAACATAATTAATTATAAAACTAAATTTGGATTTGATATTTATTTGAATTTGCAAGATTCACTTATTGGTCAGCCAATAAGTCAAGGAGTCATTTATGAGGAAAATGTAACGCATTTTTTCACAAAAAAATTAACAGAGAATATGACATTTTTGGATATAGGAGCAAATATTGGATGGTATTCACTTCTGGCTGCTAAATTATTAAAAGATAATTGTAAAATATATGCGTTTGAACCTTTTTCTGAAAATGCAAAATTGCTTCTTGCTAGTAAATCAAAGAATAATTTTAATAGTATAAATGTTATTCAGGCTGCGGCTGGTAATCAATTTGGAACAGTAGCCTTTGGTGCATCAGGGAGTAATGGACAATGTAAGGAGTTAGCAGATCAGCCAGAGTCAGTACTTACAAGTGATACTGTCAATATGGTAAGAATTGATAATATTGTAAGAGAAAAAGTTGATCTTATAAAAATAGATATTGAAGGTGCTGAATATAATGCAATGCTGGGATCTATTGATACTATAAAGAATAGCTTGCCAATAATTTTCTCAGAATTTACACCTACTGCAATGCCTTCTATTTGTGGAATAAAATGGGATGAATACCTAAAATTTATTGTTAATTTAGGCTATAAAATATTAGTAATTGATGAGGAATTAATTCAATGTGATCATGATATAGACAAAGTATATAAGATCTTCATCAACAAAGGTACTGATCATTTAGATCTAATTTTCTATATAAATTAA